One genomic segment of Gemmatimonadota bacterium includes these proteins:
- the groES gene encoding co-chaperone GroES, whose product MAAKTAAANKVAPLSDRVVVKAIEETEQMRGGLYIPDTAKEKPQQGEVIAVGPGRTEDGKRVPMEVKAGDKVLYGKYSGTEVTIEGEQLLILRESDILAVVN is encoded by the coding sequence ATGGCAGCGAAGACTGCAGCCGCGAACAAGGTCGCGCCGCTCTCCGACCGTGTGGTCGTGAAGGCGATCGAGGAAACCGAGCAGATGCGCGGTGGCCTGTACATCCCCGACACGGCGAAGGAGAAGCCGCAGCAGGGTGAGGTGATCGCCGTGGGCCCGGGCCGCACCGAGGACGGCAAGCGCGTCCCGATGGAAGTGAAGGCCGGCGACAAGGTCCTCTACGGCAAGTACTCGGGCACCGAGGTCACGATCGAGGGCGAGCAGCTCCTGATCCTGCGCGAGTCCGACATCCTCGCCGTCGTCAACTAA
- a CDS encoding ankyrin repeat domain-containing protein — MSSRPFAGPADLVLRAITSPRDGDRAAARAKAREALGRAAREATASLHLAAALGDAVTVRAALASGTTAPTGLGGPFQWDPLTYLCFSTFLDAPDRPDRDFVDAASALLEAGADANTGFRDPKADPGTDFRSALYGAAALAGHLELARLLLAHGADPNDDEVAYHTPEGYENGPMHALVESGRCTPDTLATLLLRKCDWHDVRGVRWLLDHGADATRPTRWSPSILHHALARDNDLEIVQSLLDHGADPHRAFHDVDAVTLAARLGRGDVLDAMARRGIQLRITGGDALLAACARGHAPAVRTIVETMPAAVDAVHAMSAAVLVRFAANGNSTGLRLLLELGLPVDARFGPGYGYYDLAPLCTALHAAAWRSRPAAVRALLAAGADPNARDGRDRTPLMLAVKACTDSYWTDRRTPESVEALLRAGATAEGITLPCGYDRVDALFSGS, encoded by the coding sequence ATGTCGTCACGCCCGTTCGCTGGCCCCGCTGACCTGGTCCTCCGCGCGATCACATCGCCTCGAGACGGCGATCGCGCAGCGGCGAGGGCGAAGGCCCGGGAGGCACTGGGTCGCGCTGCGCGTGAGGCGACGGCTTCCCTCCACCTCGCCGCGGCGCTCGGCGATGCGGTCACCGTCCGCGCGGCCCTCGCCAGCGGCACGACGGCACCAACAGGGCTGGGTGGGCCGTTCCAGTGGGACCCGCTCACCTATCTGTGCTTCTCGACGTTCTTGGATGCGCCTGACCGACCGGACCGCGACTTCGTGGACGCCGCAAGCGCGCTGCTGGAGGCCGGTGCCGACGCCAACACCGGGTTCCGTGACCCGAAGGCGGACCCGGGGACCGATTTCCGTTCCGCGCTCTACGGCGCAGCCGCCCTGGCCGGGCACCTCGAACTCGCGCGACTCCTGCTCGCCCACGGCGCCGATCCGAACGACGACGAGGTCGCATACCATACGCCCGAGGGCTACGAGAACGGACCGATGCACGCCCTCGTCGAGAGCGGACGCTGCACCCCGGACACGCTGGCCACGCTCCTGCTTCGCAAGTGCGATTGGCATGACGTGCGCGGGGTCCGATGGCTGCTTGACCACGGCGCCGATGCGACGCGGCCGACGCGGTGGTCGCCGAGCATCCTGCACCACGCACTCGCCCGTGACAACGACCTCGAGATCGTGCAATCCCTGCTCGATCACGGCGCCGATCCCCACCGGGCATTCCATGACGTGGACGCTGTGACACTCGCGGCGCGGCTCGGCCGCGGTGATGTGCTCGACGCGATGGCGCGGCGCGGCATCCAGTTGCGGATCACTGGCGGTGACGCCCTGCTCGCGGCCTGTGCGCGGGGCCACGCCCCGGCGGTGCGGACCATCGTCGAGACGATGCCTGCCGCGGTCGACGCGGTGCATGCGATGTCCGCGGCGGTACTCGTCCGGTTCGCGGCCAACGGCAACAGCACCGGCCTGCGTCTCCTCCTGGAGCTGGGACTGCCCGTCGACGCGCGGTTCGGGCCGGGGTACGGATACTACGACCTCGCGCCCCTGTGCACCGCCTTGCACGCGGCCGCCTGGCGCAGCCGTCCCGCCGCCGTTCGTGCGTTGCTCGCCGCGGGCGCGGACCCGAACGCCCGCGACGGCCGTGACCGGACGCCCCTGATGCTCGCCGTGAAGGCCTGCACCGATTCGTACTGGACCGACCGGCGCACGCCGGAGTCGGTCGAGGCGCTGCTCCGCGCCGGGGCGACGGCCGAGGGCATCACCCTGCCCTGCGGCTACGACCGCGTGGACGCGCTCTTCAGCGGCTCGTGA
- a CDS encoding roadblock/LC7 domain-containing protein: MPTIRDLVAAIRRRDGIDAAVVLGRDGLLIDHLADAGLDAESIAAHVPSILSHADELAGAAGQGHLMTAVHEHVGGTAVIAAMSADAVLLVLLKPSADVGALLFDLRRHRANIAALA, from the coding sequence ATGCCCACCATTCGCGACCTCGTCGCGGCCATCCGACGCCGGGACGGCATCGATGCCGCCGTCGTGCTGGGACGAGACGGCCTGTTGATCGATCACCTGGCGGACGCCGGCCTCGACGCCGAGAGCATCGCGGCGCACGTGCCGTCGATCCTCTCCCACGCCGACGAACTGGCCGGCGCCGCCGGTCAGGGCCACCTGATGACGGCAGTCCATGAGCACGTCGGCGGGACCGCCGTGATCGCGGCGATGTCCGCTGATGCGGTCCTGCTGGTCCTCCTCAAGCCCTCGGCGGACGTCGGTGCCCTGTTGTTCGACCTCCGTCGCCACCGCGCCAACATCGCGGCGCTGGCCTGA
- a CDS encoding biotin--[acetyl-CoA-carboxylase] ligase — protein sequence MTWLGLDGVTLAARLGLPRVEAVGVLGSTMDAAHELAAGGAPAGTLVVAEEQSAGRGRGGRVWTSGPGAGLWMTLVERPRSADGIDVLSLRVGLRLAPVLERWTVAPIRLKWPNDLYVDRRKLAGVLIEARWRGAHPDWVAIGLGLNLVAPPDLAAAALLGARAETVLAEVVPALRAAAFAHGPLSTGELAEFARRDLAMGQRVSSPAEGLVRGISSAGELLVETDSGITPHRAGSLVFAIS from the coding sequence GTGACCTGGCTGGGTCTCGATGGCGTGACGCTCGCGGCGCGCCTCGGGCTACCGCGGGTCGAGGCCGTCGGCGTGCTCGGCTCGACCATGGATGCGGCGCACGAGCTGGCGGCCGGGGGGGCACCCGCCGGGACGCTCGTGGTCGCCGAGGAGCAGTCGGCCGGGCGCGGTCGTGGCGGACGCGTCTGGACCTCAGGACCGGGGGCCGGGCTCTGGATGACGCTCGTTGAGCGGCCGCGCAGCGCCGACGGCATCGACGTCCTGAGCTTGCGCGTCGGGCTGCGGCTCGCGCCGGTGCTCGAGCGCTGGACCGTCGCGCCCATCCGGCTGAAGTGGCCCAACGACCTCTACGTCGACAGGCGCAAGCTCGCTGGTGTGCTCATCGAGGCGAGATGGCGTGGTGCGCATCCCGATTGGGTCGCGATCGGACTCGGCCTCAACCTCGTCGCACCGCCGGACCTCGCCGCGGCCGCCCTCCTCGGCGCGCGAGCGGAGACCGTGCTCGCCGAGGTCGTGCCGGCGCTGCGAGCCGCGGCCTTCGCGCACGGGCCGTTGTCCACCGGGGAACTCGCCGAGTTCGCCCGGCGTGATCTGGCGATGGGGCAGCGCGTCTCCTCTCCAGCGGAAGGGCTCGTCCGCGGGATCTCGTCGGCCGGCGAACTCCTCGTCGAGACCGATTCCGGCATCACCCCGCATCGCGCGGGCTCGCTCGTCTTCGCCATCAGCTGA
- a CDS encoding SulP family inorganic anion transporter, whose product MPEHPSDPHSIQWRHDAPASVVVFLVALPLCLGVALASGAPPFAGVLAGIIGGLVVAPLSGSALMVSGPAAGLTAIVFAAITELKDYRAFLLAVVIGGGVQLVLAAIRAGIIGYYFPSAVIKGMLSAIGLVLILKQLPHAVGYDADSMGDETFRQANAENTFSGLSHALDAMEPGAVLIALVSLVVLFGWAATPLAKVRLFPAPLAVVVLGTGLNALFASLAPSWVLAPTHLVGLPVPAAAAEWMQQFSFPAWGAITSGAVWRIGLTLGIVASLETLLSLEATDKMDPFKREAPPNRELLAQGIGNTLSGLIGGLPLTGVIVRSAANVSAGARTRWSAILHGVLLLVAVVVIPRFLNLIPLAALAAILLHTGYKLAHPSILRSMIRLGRSQWVPYVITIVAILLTDLLVGIAIGMTVGVFIILRDTLLNPPFTVVSPAGAVLRRWQLHDHVNFLNKAALLSELEGLPPGSRVEIDGRLVRRFDADALEVLHQFSDTAQLRNIDYRLVAIPPRPLAAGAH is encoded by the coding sequence ATGCCCGAGCACCCGTCCGACCCGCATTCGATCCAGTGGCGACACGACGCGCCGGCGTCCGTCGTCGTGTTCCTCGTCGCTCTTCCGCTCTGTCTGGGCGTCGCGCTGGCGTCCGGCGCGCCGCCATTCGCCGGCGTCCTCGCGGGGATCATCGGTGGCCTCGTCGTCGCCCCCTTGAGCGGTTCCGCGCTGATGGTGAGCGGCCCTGCGGCCGGCCTGACCGCGATCGTGTTCGCCGCGATCACGGAGCTGAAGGATTATCGCGCGTTCCTGCTCGCGGTCGTGATCGGCGGTGGCGTGCAACTGGTGCTGGCCGCGATCCGGGCGGGCATCATCGGCTACTACTTCCCCTCGGCGGTGATCAAGGGGATGCTCTCGGCGATCGGCCTCGTGCTGATCCTGAAGCAGTTGCCGCACGCCGTCGGCTACGACGCCGACAGCATGGGCGACGAGACGTTCCGGCAGGCGAATGCGGAGAACACCTTCAGCGGCCTCTCGCACGCGCTCGATGCGATGGAGCCCGGGGCGGTGCTCATCGCGCTCGTCTCGCTCGTCGTGCTCTTCGGCTGGGCCGCGACGCCGCTCGCGAAGGTACGGCTCTTCCCTGCCCCCCTCGCCGTGGTGGTCCTGGGGACGGGGCTGAATGCGCTCTTCGCCTCGCTCGCTCCGTCGTGGGTGCTCGCGCCGACGCACCTGGTGGGATTGCCCGTCCCGGCCGCCGCGGCGGAGTGGATGCAACAGTTCTCCTTCCCGGCGTGGGGCGCGATCACCTCGGGCGCCGTCTGGCGCATCGGCCTGACACTGGGCATCGTCGCCTCGCTGGAGACGCTGCTCTCCCTGGAGGCGACGGACAAGATGGACCCCTTCAAGCGCGAGGCTCCCCCGAACCGGGAGCTGCTCGCGCAAGGGATCGGGAACACGCTGTCAGGGCTGATCGGCGGGCTGCCGCTGACCGGCGTCATCGTGCGGTCCGCGGCGAATGTCTCGGCGGGGGCGCGCACCCGATGGTCGGCGATCCTGCATGGCGTGTTGCTGCTCGTGGCGGTGGTGGTGATCCCCCGGTTCCTGAACCTGATCCCGCTGGCGGCGCTCGCCGCGATCCTGTTGCACACCGGATACAAGCTCGCACATCCCTCGATCCTCCGGTCGATGATCCGGCTCGGGCGATCGCAGTGGGTACCGTACGTGATTACGATCGTGGCGATCCTCCTGACGGACTTGCTCGTGGGCATCGCGATCGGCATGACGGTGGGCGTGTTCATCATCCTGCGGGACACGCTCCTCAACCCGCCGTTCACGGTGGTGAGTCCGGCGGGTGCCGTGCTGCGGCGGTGGCAGCTGCACGACCACGTGAACTTCCTCAACAAGGCGGCCCTCCTGAGCGAACTCGAAGGGTTGCCCCCCGGGTCGCGCGTGGAGATCGACGGCCGACTGGTACGCCGATTCGACGCCGACGCCCTCGAGGTGCTGCACCAGTTCTCGGACACCGCGCAGCTCCGGAACATCGACTACCGCTTGGTGGCGATCCCGCCGCGCCCGCTCGCCGCTGGCGCACACTGA
- a CDS encoding carbonic anhydrase — MKYYQKLLQNNVEWAQEMVKEDPNFFAKREAAQTPHYLVIGCSDSRVPLELMTGALPGEMFVHRNIGNQVWETDLNVLSVVQFAVNVLDVEHVIVCGHSNCGALKAAEGPLSNGLIDHWLSDIRDIIRWHRTELDATKDHEERLHRLSHLNVMQQVGVLSRTSIIQDAWSRGRRPMLHGWVYDIGSGLIERVVEGVDSAERANAVLPKN, encoded by the coding sequence GTGAAGTACTACCAGAAGCTGTTGCAGAACAACGTCGAGTGGGCGCAGGAGATGGTGAAGGAGGACCCGAATTTCTTCGCGAAGCGCGAGGCGGCGCAGACGCCGCACTACCTCGTGATCGGATGCTCGGACAGCCGCGTGCCCCTCGAACTGATGACGGGTGCGCTCCCGGGCGAGATGTTCGTGCACCGCAACATCGGCAATCAAGTGTGGGAGACGGACCTGAACGTGCTGTCGGTGGTGCAGTTCGCGGTGAACGTGCTGGACGTGGAGCATGTCATCGTGTGCGGCCACTCGAACTGCGGTGCCCTCAAAGCCGCCGAGGGACCGTTGTCCAACGGCCTGATCGACCATTGGCTGTCGGACATCCGTGACATCATCCGGTGGCACCGGACCGAACTCGACGCGACGAAGGACCACGAGGAGCGCCTGCACCGTCTGTCTCACCTGAACGTGATGCAGCAGGTGGGTGTGCTGAGCCGGACGTCGATCATCCAGGACGCGTGGTCCCGCGGTCGCCGCCCGATGCTGCACGGCTGGGTCTACGACATCGGCTCGGGCCTGATCGAGCGCGTCGTGGAGGGCGTGGACTCCGCTGAGCGGGCGAACGCGGTGCTGCCGAAGAACTGA
- the groL gene encoding chaperonin GroEL (60 kDa chaperone family; promotes refolding of misfolded polypeptides especially under stressful conditions; forms two stacked rings of heptamers to form a barrel-shaped 14mer; ends can be capped by GroES; misfolded proteins enter the barrel where they are refolded when GroES binds) — protein sequence MAAKELHFNVDARAALKRGVDQLAEAVKVTLGPKGRNVVIDKKFGAPTVTKDGVTVAKEIELADPIENMGAQMVKEVATKTSDLAGDGTTTATVLAQAIFREGLKNVTAGANPMAIKRGVDKAVSAIVEELKKLSVPTSGKKEIAQVGTISANNDPEIGNLISEAMEKVGKDGVITVEEAKGLETTLETVDGMQFDRGYLSPYFITDPEKMEAVLEDAYILIHDKKIGSMKDLLPVLEKVAQTGKPLLIIAEDIEGEALATIVVNKLRGTLRVCAVKAPGFGDRRKAMLEDIAVLTKGNVISEEVGFKLENAVITDLGRAKRIVVDKDNTTVIDGHGDDDKIKGRIKEIEVAVEKSTSDYDKEKLQERKAKLAGGVAVINVGAATESEMKEKKARVEDALHATRAAVEEGIVPGGGVALIRAQAALKGIKLDHDEQIGVDIIRRAVEEPIRMIVQNAGGEGSIVVEKVRASKDKNFGYNAFSDTYEDLVLAGVIDPTKVTRTALQNAASIASLLLTTECLIVEKKEKESAAPAAPGGGMGGMY from the coding sequence ATGGCAGCGAAGGAACTCCATTTCAACGTCGACGCGCGCGCGGCACTCAAGCGCGGCGTCGATCAGCTCGCCGAGGCGGTGAAGGTCACCCTCGGTCCCAAGGGCCGCAACGTCGTCATCGACAAGAAGTTCGGCGCCCCGACCGTCACCAAGGACGGCGTGACCGTCGCGAAGGAGATCGAGCTGGCCGACCCGATCGAGAACATGGGCGCCCAGATGGTGAAGGAAGTGGCGACCAAGACGTCCGACCTCGCCGGCGACGGCACGACGACCGCGACGGTGCTCGCGCAGGCGATCTTCCGCGAAGGCCTCAAGAACGTGACGGCCGGCGCGAATCCGATGGCCATCAAGCGCGGCGTCGACAAGGCGGTCAGCGCGATCGTCGAGGAGCTCAAGAAGCTCTCCGTCCCGACGTCGGGCAAGAAGGAGATCGCGCAGGTCGGCACCATCTCGGCGAACAACGACCCCGAGATCGGCAACCTGATCAGCGAAGCGATGGAGAAGGTCGGCAAGGACGGCGTCATCACGGTCGAGGAGGCCAAAGGCCTCGAGACCACGCTCGAGACGGTCGACGGCATGCAGTTCGACCGCGGCTACCTCTCGCCGTACTTCATCACCGATCCGGAGAAGATGGAAGCCGTCCTCGAGGACGCCTACATCCTCATTCATGACAAGAAGATCGGCTCCATGAAGGACCTGCTCCCGGTGCTCGAGAAGGTCGCGCAGACCGGCAAGCCGCTCCTGATCATCGCCGAGGACATCGAGGGCGAGGCCCTCGCCACGATCGTCGTCAACAAGCTGCGCGGCACGCTCCGCGTCTGCGCCGTGAAGGCGCCGGGCTTCGGCGACCGTCGCAAGGCGATGCTCGAGGACATCGCGGTCCTCACCAAGGGCAACGTCATCTCCGAGGAAGTCGGCTTCAAGCTCGAGAACGCCGTGATCACCGACCTCGGCCGCGCCAAGCGCATCGTCGTCGACAAGGACAACACGACGGTCATCGACGGCCACGGCGACGACGACAAGATCAAGGGGCGCATCAAGGAGATCGAGGTCGCGGTCGAGAAGTCGACGAGCGACTACGACAAGGAGAAGCTCCAGGAGCGCAAGGCGAAGCTCGCGGGCGGCGTGGCGGTGATCAACGTCGGCGCGGCGACCGAGAGCGAGATGAAGGAGAAGAAGGCGCGCGTCGAGGATGCGCTCCATGCGACCCGTGCTGCGGTCGAGGAGGGCATCGTCCCGGGCGGCGGCGTGGCGCTCATCCGCGCGCAGGCCGCGCTCAAGGGCATCAAGCTCGACCATGACGAGCAGATCGGCGTCGACATCATCCGTCGCGCCGTCGAGGAGCCCATCCGCATGATCGTCCAGAACGCCGGCGGCGAGGGCTCGATCGTCGTCGAGAAGGTCCGCGCGTCGAAGGACAAGAACTTCGGCTACAACGCCTTCTCCGACACCTACGAGGACCTCGTCCTCGCCGGCGTCATCGACCCGACGAAGGTGACCCGCACGGCGCTCCAGAATGCCGCGTCGATCGCCTCGCTCCTCCTCACCACCGAGTGCCTCATCGTGGAGAAGAAGGAGAAGGAGTCCGCTGCCCCGGCCGCGCCGGGCGGTGGCATGGGCGGGATGTACTAA
- a CDS encoding MBL fold metallo-hydrolase has translation MRGWTLGSGSSGNALLLESGAHRILVDCGFGPRALATRLKAIDVAPESISALLVTHEHVDHAQGAERAQKKWRWPVISSAGTLGTLREIEARWRRPIAPGTTLVIDGFSIEAVAIPHDATAPLAFAITATASGARVGVAHDLGAVPEALRRVFARCDALCLEANHDLEMLRAGPYPASLKQRIRGGRGHIGNAESASLAAELAGPSLRAVTLLHLSETNNTPALAERAVGAALRGAGYRGPVRSAARRAPEEAFWLGARPSVSVQLSLGV, from the coding sequence ATGAGAGGATGGACACTCGGCAGCGGGAGCTCCGGGAACGCCCTGCTGCTCGAGAGCGGTGCGCACCGGATCCTCGTCGACTGCGGATTCGGCCCGCGGGCGCTCGCCACGCGGCTCAAGGCGATCGACGTCGCACCGGAATCGATCAGCGCCCTGCTCGTCACGCACGAGCACGTGGACCATGCGCAGGGCGCGGAGCGCGCGCAGAAGAAGTGGCGCTGGCCGGTGATCAGTTCCGCCGGTACACTGGGAACCCTTCGCGAGATCGAGGCGCGCTGGCGTCGGCCGATCGCGCCCGGGACGACGCTCGTGATCGACGGGTTCTCGATCGAGGCCGTCGCCATCCCGCATGACGCGACGGCACCGTTGGCATTCGCGATCACCGCGACCGCGAGCGGTGCCCGCGTGGGGGTCGCGCACGACCTCGGGGCGGTCCCGGAGGCACTGCGGCGCGTGTTCGCGCGATGCGACGCCCTTTGCCTCGAAGCGAACCACGACCTCGAGATGCTCCGGGCCGGTCCCTACCCGGCGTCGCTCAAGCAGCGCATCCGCGGGGGCCGGGGGCACATCGGGAATGCGGAGTCCGCGTCGCTCGCGGCGGAACTCGCCGGTCCCTCGCTCAGGGCCGTGACGCTCCTGCACCTGAGCGAGACGAACAACACGCCCGCGCTCGCCGAGCGGGCGGTGGGCGCCGCGCTTCGAGGAGCCGGGTATCGCGGCCCGGTTCGGTCGGCGGCGCGGCGCGCTCCCGAAGAGGCGTTCTGGCTCGGTGCACGCCCGTCGGTGAGCGTGCAGCTGAGCCTGGGAGTCTGA
- a CDS encoding type III pantothenate kinase, whose product MLLVADVGNTETTLGLCHGEVVTDHWRITTDAQRTPDEVLLVLRGLLKANNVPLEQVTASAIGSVVPGVTGALVEAAAKLTGNQPVVVDARSKLGITLAVDEPMTVGADRIINTLAASRIYRVDCIVVDLGTATTYDCITADGVFLGGVIQPGVRTSAETLFRRTSKLPATELVAPRKAIGTRTEECIRAGVVFGAADSLDGIVRRIKRDWPRDQVPKVVATGGLAAVIKPYCSEIELIEPDLTLHGLRMAYDLLTSR is encoded by the coding sequence ATGCTCCTCGTCGCGGACGTCGGCAACACCGAGACCACGCTCGGCCTCTGCCATGGTGAGGTCGTCACCGACCACTGGCGCATCACCACCGACGCGCAACGGACGCCGGACGAGGTGCTTCTCGTCCTCCGCGGGCTCCTGAAGGCGAACAACGTGCCTCTCGAGCAAGTGACGGCGTCCGCCATCGGCTCCGTGGTCCCCGGTGTCACCGGCGCGCTCGTCGAGGCCGCGGCGAAGCTGACCGGCAACCAGCCGGTCGTCGTGGATGCGCGCTCCAAGCTCGGCATCACGCTCGCGGTCGACGAGCCGATGACCGTCGGGGCGGATCGGATCATCAACACGCTCGCCGCGAGCCGCATCTATCGCGTCGATTGCATCGTCGTCGACCTCGGGACAGCGACCACGTATGACTGCATCACCGCCGACGGCGTCTTCTTGGGGGGCGTGATCCAGCCTGGCGTGCGAACCTCGGCCGAGACGCTGTTCCGCCGCACGTCGAAGCTCCCAGCGACCGAGCTCGTCGCACCGCGCAAGGCGATCGGCACGCGCACCGAGGAGTGCATCCGAGCGGGGGTGGTCTTCGGGGCCGCGGATTCGCTCGACGGGATCGTGCGCCGCATCAAGCGGGACTGGCCGCGGGACCAGGTGCCGAAGGTCGTCGCGACGGGCGGTCTCGCGGCGGTGATCAAGCCCTATTGCAGCGAGATCGAACTCATCGAGCCCGATCTCACGCTGCACGGGCTGCGCATGGCGTACGACCTGCTCACGAGCCGCTGA
- a CDS encoding response regulator, translating to MSSLAATGPLRVLVADDEPHIGRIIKTKLEQGPFAVTLVYDGAEALSELERDPQIRLLILDLMMPLVSGLEVLERVRADARWRSLPCLILTAAGQDHHEAEARRRGADDFMTKPFSPKRLLARAADLTKEGTS from the coding sequence GTGAGTTCCCTCGCCGCCACCGGGCCGCTCCGTGTGCTCGTCGCCGATGACGAGCCGCACATCGGACGGATCATCAAGACCAAGCTCGAACAGGGTCCCTTCGCCGTCACGCTGGTCTACGACGGCGCGGAGGCTCTATCGGAGCTCGAGCGGGATCCCCAGATCAGGCTGCTGATCCTCGACCTGATGATGCCGCTGGTGAGCGGACTCGAGGTCCTCGAGCGCGTGCGCGCCGATGCGCGGTGGCGCTCCCTGCCCTGCCTCATTCTGACCGCCGCCGGGCAGGATCACCACGAGGCCGAAGCCCGGCGTCGCGGCGCGGATGACTTCATGACCAAGCCGTTCAGCCCGAAGCGCCTCCTCGCACGAGCGGCCGACCTTACGAAAGAGGGGACCTCGTGA
- a CDS encoding NTP transferase domain-containing protein has product MTPPLFAVVLAGGVGSRFWPLSTPERPKQLLPLITAQSMLSETVERLVPLVGRERVLILTSERLRDPILAALPGLTSSQLLLEPRPAGTAAALTWAAAQVVALGGPDARMLCVHADWSIRDPERFRETLARAAEVAASRMALATVGIVPSRPDPGFGYIQPGETLPDGARRVARFVEKPDRSRAAQMVADGFLWNSGIFAWRAQDLLDEVRAVTPELAGALARIPDGAAAFFGAVATSVSIDVGVLERSQRVLVLAGDFGWDDVGTWSALQRVRAHDADGNASHGRVITRDANGNVVHAEGSAVVLYGVRDLVVVVRDGVTLVTTVDRATDLKALVEGLPPDLRDLR; this is encoded by the coding sequence GTGACGCCGCCACTCTTCGCCGTCGTCCTGGCTGGCGGCGTCGGTTCGCGCTTCTGGCCGCTCAGCACGCCGGAGCGCCCCAAGCAGCTCCTGCCGCTCATCACGGCCCAGTCGATGCTCTCCGAGACGGTCGAGCGGCTGGTGCCGCTCGTGGGACGCGAGCGGGTGCTGATCCTCACGAGCGAGCGATTGCGCGACCCGATCCTCGCGGCGCTCCCAGGGCTGACGTCGTCGCAACTGCTGCTCGAACCCCGACCCGCCGGCACCGCGGCGGCGCTGACCTGGGCGGCCGCGCAGGTCGTCGCCCTCGGCGGCCCCGATGCCCGGATGCTCTGCGTACATGCGGACTGGTCCATCCGGGACCCCGAGCGCTTCCGCGAGACCCTCGCTCGCGCGGCGGAGGTGGCGGCGTCGCGCATGGCGCTCGCGACCGTCGGCATCGTCCCGTCGCGCCCGGACCCGGGCTTCGGCTACATCCAGCCCGGCGAGACGCTTCCCGACGGGGCACGGCGAGTGGCGCGATTCGTCGAGAAGCCCGACCGCTCCCGCGCGGCGCAGATGGTCGCCGACGGCTTCCTCTGGAACTCGGGGATCTTCGCGTGGCGCGCCCAGGACCTGCTCGACGAGGTGCGCGCGGTGACGCCGGAACTGGCCGGCGCGCTCGCGCGCATCCCTGATGGAGCGGCCGCCTTCTTCGGTGCCGTGGCGACGAGCGTGAGCATCGACGTCGGGGTGCTCGAGCGGAGCCAGCGTGTGCTCGTGCTCGCCGGCGACTTCGGGTGGGACGACGTGGGGACGTGGAGCGCGCTGCAGCGCGTGCGCGCACATGACGCGGACGGGAACGCGAGCCACGGGCGCGTGATCACGCGCGATGCGAACGGGAACGTGGTGCACGCTGAGGGGAGCGCGGTCGTGCTCTACGGCGTGCGCGACCTCGTGGTGGTGGTGCGCGATGGCGTCACACTCGTCACGACCGTCGACCGTGCCACGGACCTGAAGGCGCTGGTCGAGGGACTCCCCCCGGACCTGCGCGACCTCCGCTGA